TCTTCCTGGCATTTCCTTAACCCCGAAGTTACCAACCATCATCCTAGAATGAGGAGATAAGAAACAGGCGGGGGACCAGTCAGGAAAAGAGCCCAACAACCTCTCCTCTGGTCCTAACCCATCATTCCAGCAAAAGGGTTATTCCTTCTTCACAGCCCATTCAACCCAGAGGGCGACctcaataaaaaaggaatgaagaggtGTTTGATCTGTCCCACAGGGCCAGGCCTAGGCCACGAGTGACATGATGATCTGACTTGGTGCTGTCTATTTTCTAAGGGCTTTTCCAGAGGGCCATCATCCAAAGCGGTTCTGCTCTGTCCAGCTGGGCTGTGAACTACCAACCGGTGAAGTACACCAGCCTGCTGGCAGACAAGGTGGGCTGTAATGTGCTAGACACAGTTGACATGGTGGACTGTCTTCGGCAAAAGAGTGCCAAGGAGCTGGTAGAGCAAGACATCCAGCCAGCCCGCTACCATGTGGCTTTTGGCCCAGTGATTGATGGTGATGTCATTCCTGATGACCCAGAGATTCTCATGGAACAGGGCGAGTTCCTCAACTATGACATCATGCTAGGTGTCAACCAGGGTGAGGGGCTCAAGTTTGTGGAAGGGGTGGTGGACCCTGAAGATGGTGTCTCTGGCACTGACTTTGACTATTCAGTCTCCAACTTTGTGGACAATCTGTATGGCTATCCTGAGGGTAAGGACACCCTGCGGGAGACCATCAAGTTCATGTACACAGACTGGGCAGACCGTGACAATCCTGAGACCCGCCGTAAGACATTGGTGGCACTCTTCACTGACCACCAGTGGGTGGAGCCCTCAGTGGTGACGGCTGATCTGCATGCCCGCTATGGCTCGCCTACCTACTTCTACGCCTTCTACCATCACTGCCAGAGCCTCATGAAGCCTGCTTGGTCAGACGCAGCTCATGGGGATGAAGTACCCTATGTTTTTGGTGTCCCTATGGTAGGCCCCACTGACCTCTTCCCCTGCAACTTCTCCAAGAATGACGTTATGCTCAGTGCTGTTGTGATGACCTACTGGACCAACTTTGCCAAGACTGGGTAAGGAGAAGGTGGGGGTTCTTCTACTTTGGGACCCTAGCGTGCCCTCCCCTTTGCTCCTCTACCTAAACCTCTTCCATCATCTCCCTTCCTAAAACAGTCCCCAAATCTTGATTGGTAACCCCTTCATCCTTCTCCATACATCCCCTTATCTAGTCTTtcatgccatttccttcccttaaAAATTTTTGTGGAGGCTCAGAACTTGGTCAGCATAAGGATCAAGCAGGAATGAGAATTACTGGCATAACTATGGGATTCGAGTTTAGATGGTAAGAAGCCAGGTGAAGTGGGAATAAAGTACATTCAGAAAGCCTTTAAAGGGCTCTTGGAAAAACTGGGCAGCTGAAAAGATGAATGGATGCTCTATAACTTGTGAGAAGAAGCATCCTATAGCTTGATCTCAGAGGATGGGTGCAGGGGAAGATGTGATGGTTTCCATGATGCCATGGGCAATAGGAGTTCAAGGTCTGGGGAAGATGAGGGGTATGGACAGGGTGAGGGACCCCAAAAAACATGGAAATGGTAGGACATTCTGGACTGGGGAAGGGGTTTAGGGCTGGGTGTTAAAGGAAGAATCTGGGCCTTTTCCTCATTACATAGAGTGGTGACCCCAGATTTCCATGTGGTATTTCAGGGATCCCAACAAGCCGGTCCCCCAGGACACCAAGTTCATTCACACCAAGGCCAACCGCTTTGAGGAAGTGGCCTGGTCCAAATACAATCCCCGAGACCAGCTGTACCTTCACATCGGGCTGAAGCCAAGGGTCCGCGATCATTACCGGGCCACTAAGGTGGCCTTTTGGAAACACTTGGTGCCCCACCTATACAACCTGCACGACATGTTCCACTACACGTCCACAACCACCAAAGTGCCGCCCCCGGATACCACCCACAGCTCCCACATCACCCGCAGGCCCAATGGCAAGACCTGGAGCACCAAGCGACCAGCCATCTCTCCCGCCTACAGCAACGAGAATGCCCAGGGGTCCTGGAACGGGGACCAGGATGCAGGGCCACTCCTGGTGGAGAACCCACGTGACTACTCCACTGAATTAAGCGTCACCATCGCTGTGGGGGCCTCCCTCCTGTTCCTTAATGTCCTGGCCTTCGCTGCTCTCTACTATCGGAAGGACAAGCGACGTCAGGAGCCCCTGCGGCAGCCCAGCCCTCAGAGGGGAGCTGGGGCTCCTGAACTGGGAGCTGCTCCTGAGGAGGAGCTGGCAGCACTGCAACTGGGTCCCACACACCACGAGTGTGAGGCAGGTCCCCCCCACGACACCCTGCGCCTCACCACGCTGCCTGACTACACGCTGACCCTGCGGCGCTCCCCTGATGACATTCCACTCATGACCCCCAACACCATCACTATGATCCCCAACTCCCTGGTGGGGCTGCAGACATTGCACCCCTATAACACCTTTGCCGCAGGGTTCAACAGTACTGGGCTGCCCCACTCACACTCCACCACCCGGGTATAGTAGCTCCAGCCCAGAGCACAGCCTATATCCTGGTTCTTCCCCTCCCAGATCCACaaaaacacacgcacacatgcacacacacacgcagacacatgCAGACATCTATGTATACGCACGCACCCACACCCAACAGCAGACCCACGTGCACAAACATAGACAGATATGGACATGCACCCGCATGTGCAACAACACAAATAAGGAAGTAAACCTGAACAAGCCCTTCAAATGGAGACACACACGAGTCCTTGGGAAACTGAGGACCCATGGAACAGCAGCTGAAGCCGGCTCCCAGACCTGACCACAGACACTCCCAGGGAGCCTGAAGCACCAGCTGGATACCCCTTGGTGCTCGCCTTCCGCATCTCTTGGAACTGCACCACCCACCAACTCCAGACTTGGGAGCTTTAAAGAGCAGAGTAGCTCTTTCTCCCTTAGACTTGGTCTTTTTTCTGGGTCtcgtttttgttgatttttaaaaaaaaaaaaaattggaacaaATGCTTCTCCAACCCATGAGTGCAAAGAGGCTCCGGAAGGGAGGGCTCCAGGCCTAGGTCTCTCTGGCTTTGGAACTCCCATTGCTCACACAATGACTGAGGAACGTGAGCCccaagaaagaaacagattcGAGCAAGACCatgggggagaaggaggaaggggctGTCACTGGATGGGGTTGGAAGGCCATAGGGGACAACTCACCAGCCGCCTCTATCTCTGTGGAGGGCTGTGGAGACCACAGGTGACCTGCGTTCCCCAGGAGCATTGGCCTCCCTAGACCAGGGGACCCCAGATTTGGTGAACGAGGTTTTGTGGAGGCCATGTCATTATTGGGGGCCCTGGGTGTAAGCTGGGTCCTACCTCTGCCCTTGGGGTAATGCTCTCAGAAATTCGCCCCATTTTCTTTAGAGTCTCTTTCGTGTATGTCATTTCTCTTTCAAAAAGAcggtgtttttttgttgttgttggcttttttttttttttaaagaaaagttcttAAAACACTAACGGAAACCCATGGAGTTTGTcctttgtaaaaattttaaacacagtgtcttgatataaaaataaaaaatccagtTAGCACTCCCAACCTGCCTCCCTTGCACAGGCCTTGCCCCGACAGACCTCCTGGCAGGGCACCTCTGCGGGAGAGGACTCGCAGTCTCCCTCTGCATCCTGTGCCTTTAAGCTGATACAAGTCTGGGCGGCTGGCTGCTGACCCCCTGCACGAAGGCCTCTCAAATCTTAATCAGGttgctgtccccacccccaccctcaccccccaaCGCTCTGGGTTCCTGCTGCTGAAGCCTTCTCTCGGCACCTCCTCGGGCCTCCTAATGAAACTGCAAAAGTAacacttccttctccactgcaccaCGGCTTCTGCTGCCACTGCCGCCGCCACCCGCTGCTGCCTCTGCCACCATCGCCACTACCCTGCCCTCGTCCTGGACGACTGGGAGCTGGGACGAGGTCCGCCCTCTAATATGCTGaaaattctttttcatgtctGAATCCAGTGCAGCATCAGATATGTGGACTCCCTGGCCTTGGGTGACTGACAGAGCAGGGGCCCTCTCCTCCCCAGGGATACTGGTTTCCTGTTCTGTGAATTAGAGTTGGAGAAGTCACTGGGGCCCTGGGAGCATTTCTCTCCAGGACTGTGATCAGTAGCTCCCTGTCAACCCTGGGGGACAGATTCAGTGGGCTCCACAGAGTTAGCAGTATGGTATCTCGTACTACCCTCAGTGACTTGAAGGACTAAACCAGGAGTCTGCTCATCAAGTGTGACAGTTAGGTGGGGTTGCAGACACCTCAGAAACCAGGAATAGCATTCTTCCAAGTGTCCCTGATGGAATGAAGGAGATGAACCAACACAACACGATGACGTTCAGAGGGAACAAACACAAGGTAGTAAAAAGACCAAAACCAAGAACTAAATACTAATATGGTATGTGGGGACAAAAGAGATGGGCAATGATTGACTTGACCTAGgttagttaaaaaaagaaaatagaactgGGGGGAGGGTGTCAGGGTGGGTCTTGAGTTGGATGAATCCCTAATGTAGAACTggttttctcctccttccctccttcctctcaccctattctttctcttcttcccccctcccttccttctttctttccaaaactAACTTGGATACTAGCACATAATAACAAAAATTCAGCATGGAGTCACTGGGAAGTAATCGCAGTCTGAGTTTTTTAGAAGTAAGCTCAAAGTCATGTAGTCCAACccacttattttataactgaggaAATGGGCTCAGAAAAACACAATGTCACAGTGTTAGAAACAGACCTAAAATGTAGTCCAGTAACATATGACCTTTCTCATGGTCCTCAATTTTCTCCACTCTACCTAACATTGGTTAGGACTTTGAAAACAGTAATGGGTCTGCCCTTGGTCAACACATTTTCAGCATATGTGGAAAAGCTAGAGAGGATCTGGAGAAGAGCAAAAACAATGTGCCAAAggactaagttttttttttttttttttttaatttaaaaaggaggaaGCTGATGAAAATAACATTCAATAATTGTGGAGCACCTGCTATATGACAAGTGTGACATCAACATCATCAAAAAATTAGGAGATATATCATCCCCTAAATCAGGACAGAACTGGGTGATCTTCTGAGAGTGATAGGGGGGAAAGATTAAGTTAGACACAAGGCAAAACTTTGCTGTAGATAGGAGTTGATCATGGCATGTAGTAACTCAATAACAGTTGCCATATTGAATGAGTGACTAAGGGAAGCAATGGTGTTCATCTTTCTGAATGCAAAGGGCTAGGTTATGTGACCATTTTAGATCAGTCAGTCTTTATTATTATGATCCTTTGATTACTCCATGTCAGATATACCAAAATGAACCTCCTCttctgaggggtgtgtgtgtgcctccAAATTAGGAGGCTTTCTAGTTGGAAAGGATGTAGACATTGTCTCCTCTAAGAACTAAAAATGCCATAGCAAACCCAGCTCCAACCCTATTTGGGACTCATCAGTGAGAGATCATAGTTGGTCTTCACACCTAAAAAAAGATCTGCGAGACCTCTAATGCAGGCAGAGTTTCAGTCTAATTGACAGTCAGTGCTGTGCCTGGGTGGTTTGAGTGTTCTTGGCCCCCTTGCTGACTGCCAGCCCTgagtccagcaaaaaaaaaaaaaaaaaaaaagcccaggttCTTGTTTAAAGGGCTGAGGGTATACTTGGATTTGATTTCACATGGCAAAAATCATTAGGGCCTAAACCGGATCCAGCCTCCATCTCTAGATTTATCTAGTTTCTATATTAGTCTTTTGAGGAGCTGGACACAGATATCTTGGGATCTGAACTCGTGGTGTGTGTGAAGGGCCAGAGgtcagtcactgtggaaaatttcCATGGGAAGCAAGGATGGTTATCAGGACTGtaagcc
This genomic interval from Bos indicus x Bos taurus breed Angus x Brahman F1 hybrid chromosome X, Bos_hybrid_MaternalHap_v2.0, whole genome shotgun sequence contains the following:
- the NLGN3 gene encoding neuroligin-3 isoform X3, with product MWLWLGPPSLSLSPKPTVGRSLCLTLWFLSLVLRASTQAPAPTVNTHFGKLRGARVPLPSEILGPVDQYLGVPYAAPPIGEKRFLPPEPPPSWSGIRNATQFPPVCPQNIHTAVPEVMLPVWFTANLDIVATYIQEPNEDCLYLNVYVPTEDDIRDSGAKPVMVYIHGGSYMEGTGNMIDGSVLASYGNVIVITLNYRVGVLGFLSTGDQAAKGNYGLLDQIQALRWVSENIAFFGGDPRRITVFGSGIGASCVSLLTLSHHSEGLFQRAIIQSGSALSSWAVNYQPVKYTSLLADKVGCNVLDTVDMVDCLRQKSAKELVEQDIQPARYHVAFGPVIDGDVIPDDPEILMEQGEFLNYDIMLGVNQGEGLKFVEGVVDPEDGVSGTDFDYSVSNFVDNLYGYPEGKDTLRETIKFMYTDWADRDNPETRRKTLVALFTDHQWVEPSVVTADLHARYGSPTYFYAFYHHCQSLMKPAWSDAAHGDEVPYVFGVPMVGPTDLFPCNFSKNDVMLSAVVMTYWTNFAKTGDPNKPVPQDTKFIHTKANRFEEVAWSKYNPRDQLYLHIGLKPRVRDHYRATKVAFWKHLVPHLYNLHDMFHYTSTTTKVPPPDTTHSSHITRRPNGKTWSTKRPAISPAYSNENAQGSWNGDQDAGPLLVENPRDYSTELSVTIAVGASLLFLNVLAFAALYYRKDKRRQEPLRQPSPQRGAGAPELGAAPEEELAALQLGPTHHECEAGPPHDTLRLTTLPDYTLTLRRSPDDIPLMTPNTITMIPNSLVGLQTLHPYNTFAAGFNSTGLPHSHSTTRV
- the NLGN3 gene encoding neuroligin-3 isoform X2, whose amino-acid sequence is MWLWLGPPSLSLSPKPTVGRSLCLTLWFLSLVLRASTQAPAPTVNTHFGKLRGARVPLPSEILGPVDQYLGVPYAAPPIGEKRFLPPEPPPSWSGIRNATQFPPVCPQNIHTAVPEVMLPVWFTANLDIVATYIQEPNEDCLYLNVYVPTEDGSGAKKQGEDLADNDGDEDEDIRDSGAKPVMVYIHGGSYMEGTGNMIDGSVLASYGNVIVITLNYRVGVLGFLSTGDQAAKGNYGLLDQIQALRWVSENIAFFGGDPRRITVFGSGIGASCVSLLTLSHHSEGLFQRAIIQSGSALSSWAVNYQPVKYTSLLADKVGCNVLDTVDMVDCLRQKSAKELVEQDIQPARYHVAFGPVIDGDVIPDDPEILMEQGEFLNYDIMLGVNQGEGLKFVEGVVDPEDGVSGTDFDYSVSNFVDNLYGYPEGKDTLRETIKFMYTDWADRDNPETRRKTLVALFTDHQWVEPSVVTADLHARYGSPTYFYAFYHHCQSLMKPAWSDAAHGDEVPYVFGVPMVGPTDLFPCNFSKNDVMLSAVVMTYWTNFAKTGDPNKPVPQDTKFIHTKANRFEEVAWSKYNPRDQLYLHIGLKPRVRDHYRATKVAFWKHLVPHLYNLHDMFHYTSTTTKVPPPDTTHSSHITRRPNGKTWSTKRPAISPAYSNENAQGSWNGDQDAGPLLVENPRDYSTELSVTIAVGASLLFLNVLAFAALYYRKDKRRQEPLRQPSPQRGAGAPELGAAPEEELAALQLGPTHHECEAGPPHDTLRLTTLPDYTLTLRRSPDDIPLMTPNTITMIPNSLVGLQTLHPYNTFAAGFNSTGLPHSHSTTRV
- the NLGN3 gene encoding neuroligin-3 isoform X1, which translates into the protein MWLWLGPPSLSLSPKPTVGRSLCLTLWFLSLVLRASTQAPAPTVNTHFGKLRGARVPLPSEILGPVDQYLGVPYAAPPIGEKRFLPPEPPPSWSGIRNATQFPPVCPQNIHTAVPEVMLPVWFTANLDIVATYIQEPNEDCLYLNVYVPTEDVKRISKECARKPNKKICRKGGSGAKKQGEDLADNDGDEDEDIRDSGAKPVMVYIHGGSYMEGTGNMIDGSVLASYGNVIVITLNYRVGVLGFLSTGDQAAKGNYGLLDQIQALRWVSENIAFFGGDPRRITVFGSGIGASCVSLLTLSHHSEGLFQRAIIQSGSALSSWAVNYQPVKYTSLLADKVGCNVLDTVDMVDCLRQKSAKELVEQDIQPARYHVAFGPVIDGDVIPDDPEILMEQGEFLNYDIMLGVNQGEGLKFVEGVVDPEDGVSGTDFDYSVSNFVDNLYGYPEGKDTLRETIKFMYTDWADRDNPETRRKTLVALFTDHQWVEPSVVTADLHARYGSPTYFYAFYHHCQSLMKPAWSDAAHGDEVPYVFGVPMVGPTDLFPCNFSKNDVMLSAVVMTYWTNFAKTGDPNKPVPQDTKFIHTKANRFEEVAWSKYNPRDQLYLHIGLKPRVRDHYRATKVAFWKHLVPHLYNLHDMFHYTSTTTKVPPPDTTHSSHITRRPNGKTWSTKRPAISPAYSNENAQGSWNGDQDAGPLLVENPRDYSTELSVTIAVGASLLFLNVLAFAALYYRKDKRRQEPLRQPSPQRGAGAPELGAAPEEELAALQLGPTHHECEAGPPHDTLRLTTLPDYTLTLRRSPDDIPLMTPNTITMIPNSLVGLQTLHPYNTFAAGFNSTGLPHSHSTTRV